In Setaria italica strain Yugu1 unplaced genomic scaffold, Setaria_italica_v2.0 scaffold_11, whole genome shotgun sequence, a single genomic region encodes these proteins:
- the LOC101752865 gene encoding uncharacterized protein LOC101752865: MGFNPPVPQQDSSWEIRVAVLLSLLLQVLLIFLGPARKRSSAPLASFAVWSCYLLADWVADLALGLLLNSMGNIGGSSSSSFGNDDSGCSSSPIIFAFWTPFLLLHLGGPDTITAYSVEDNELWNRHLVGLLFELFSAAVIILCSLHGNPLIPATFLILLAGVVKYGERTYSLYSSSVQSLRGSMLGPPDAGPNYAKFMMEVDSKRKAGLVVDVAIAYSEQEAYRLAMTREWHAGILAVKSVEVQAYDFFLNFRPLFIDIILSSKQRRLSQAFFLQRTDLTPSEAFDVIEVELNFIYDMVYTKAPVAHTAHGWVLRCVCSGCLAAALAIFVLLDKRRHNISRVDTGITYALLLGGLALDAVALLMLLFSNRVTVFLEQSQRLRWLVRLTRAAKRSRRTRRWSGKTSQLNLIGYCLGKPEHNSRRGRCRWWLKVADKVGLEEIVDDLIFIKRVPLMKEGSSSLLDFIFESLKGAAMNLQEKKEKKEGIMEVCGRRGKDVIERLKWEIKEALKTHYEEQMKKAVEDKDERLVLEEQIKDIKGALKNDDEKLNLLRESVEKKDFDESLLLWHIATDLCLFKKSASEPAARMEATVQTLSEYMLYLLIKQPDMLSATAGIGLRPYRDTCAELQRFFGSMDAWIENHHNAREMLLQVNTSEKPSTVKGYRSKSVLFDAVILAQTLMALNNDVGLMWKVVLGVWLEMLTFAAGKCRGSTHVRKLNHGGELITLVWLLMQHMGLSDMYEIQEGDPSVKLNVRY, from the coding sequence ATGGGTTTCAACCCGCCGGTGCCGCAGCAGGACAGCAGCTGGGAGATCCGGGTGGCCGTGCTGctcagcctcctcctccaggtcctcctcatcttcctcggCCCCGCGCGCAAGCGCTCCTCCGCCCCGTTGGCAAGCTTCGCCGTCTGGTCCTGCTACCTCCTCGCCGACTGGGTCGCCGACCTcgccctcggcctcctcctcaacAGCATGGGCaacatcggcggctcgtcgtcgtccagcTTTGGCAACGATGACAgcggctgcagcagcagccccatcaTCTTCGCCTTCTGGACGCCGTTCCTGTTGCTTCACCTGGGAGGGCCGGACACCATCACCGCCTACTCCGTGGAGGACAATGAGCTCTGGAACCGCCACCTCGTTGGCCTCCTCTTTGAGctcttctccgccgccgtcaTCATCTTGTGCTCCCTGCACGGCAACCCCCTTATCCCGGCCAcattcctcatcctcctcgccgGTGTAGTCAAGTACGGCGAGCGCACCTACTCCCTCTACTCATCAAGCGTCCAAAGCTTGCGTGGCAGCATGCTCGGTCCCCCAGACGCCGGCCCCaactacgccaagttcatgatggAGGTAGACTCCAAGAGGAAGGCCGGCCTGGTCGTAGACGTCGCCATCGCCTATTCCGAGCAGGAGGCGTATCGACTGGCGATGACGCGAGAGTGGCACGCGGGGATTCTCGCAGTGAAGAGCGTGGAGGTGCAGGCGTACGACTTCTTCCTCAACTTCCGGCCCCTATTCATCGACATCATCCTCAGCTCCAAGCAGCGCAGGCTGAGCCAGGCCTTCTTCCTGCAGCGCACGGACCTCACGCCCAGCGAGGCGTTCGATGTTATCGAGGTGGAGCTCAACTTCATCTACGACATGGTCTACACCAAGGCGCCCGTCGCCCACACCGCCCACGGCTGGGTCCTGCGCTGCGTCTGCTCCggctgcctcgccgccgcgctcgccatcTTCGTCCTCCTCGACAAGCGCCGCCACAACATCAGCCGCGTCGACACCGGCATCACCTACGCGCTGCTGCTCGGCGGACTGGCGCTCGACGCGGTGGCGCTGCTCATGCTCCTGTTCTCCAACCGCGTCACCGTCTTCCTCGAGCAGTCGCAGCGGCTGAGGTGGCTGGTGCGGCTGACCCGGGCGGCCAAGCGGTCACGGCGGACGCGGCGCTGGTCGGGGAAGACCTCGCAGCTCAACCTCATCGGCTACTGCCTGGGCAAGCCGGAGCATAACAGCAGGAGAGGCCGTTGCCGCTGGTGGCTCAAGGTCGCCGACAAGGTCGGCCTCGAGGAGATCGTTGACGACCTCATCTTCATCAAACGTGTGCCCCTTATGAAGGAGGGATCCAGCAGCCTCCTCGACTTCATCTTCGAGAGCCTCAAGGGCGCGGCCATGAATCTGcaagagaagaaggaaaagaaggagggCATCATGGAGGTGTGCGGCCGCCGAGGCAAGGATGTCATCGAGCGCCTCAAGTGGGAGATCAAGGAGGCGCTCAAGACACACTACGAGGAGCAGATGAAGAAGGCGGTCGAGGACAAGGACGAACGCCTCGTCCTCGAGGAGCAGATCAAGGACATCAAGGGGGCGCTCAAGAACGACGACGAAAAGTTGAACCTCTTGAGGGAGAGCGTGGAGAAGAAAGACTTCGACGAGTCCCTGCTCCTGTGGCACATCGCCACTGACCTGTGCCTCTTCAAGAAAAGCGCGTCGGAGCCCGCCGCACGGATGGAGGCCACCGTCCAGACCCTGTCGGAGTACATGCTCTACCTACTCATTAAGCAGCCGGACATGCTGTCAGCCACGGCGGGCATCGGGCTACGGCCGTACCGGGACACGTGCGCGGAGCTGCAGAGGTTCTTCGGCTCCATGGACGCATGGATAGAAAACCACCACAACGCGCGGGAAATGCTGCTGCAGGTGAACACATCAGAGAAGCCGTCGACGGTGAAAGGCTACCGGAGCAAGTCGGTGCTGTTCGACGCCGTCATCCTGGCCCAGACGCTCATGGCCCTCAACAACGACGTCGGGCTCATGTGGAAGGTGGTGTTGGGGGTGTGGCTGGAGATGCTGACGTTCGCGGCGGGCAAGTGCCGGGGGAGCACACACGTGCGGAAGCTCAACCATGGCGGCGAGCTTATCACACTCGTCTGGTTGCTCATGCAGCACATGGGCTTGAGCGACATGTACGAGATCCAGGAGGGCGACCCTAGTGTAAAGCTCAACGTTCGGTATTAA
- the LOC101785941 gene encoding uncharacterized protein LOC101785941: protein MADQVESKQPAPGGETEQLKQLHSRVEKLCDDIDKEVDSDLPGRDNLARISDVLKVIKDKITPTEDGGDVSAATKEQQLLPLSKREELFNLLPSIERALAFQQQQRKQAPGEQGQGDKTRLPSATGCNPFKPRSSQRQSEQQRREEEEDEVVSLKLLLRLTQNVLEPEQYYEWTTSYVDESRIYGWDKEANELAEALVAPDDGESLFRAAGIAGVHGSGKTALAQKVFVHDKAKDNFAIRLWVCVGPPDSEDRFGLLYRMLDNLGLDTAKVEVIVDNSNAVKPHRDDAVARIRSDTAKVASIKEAAEKVRRARQAQEQTDKQKPDDGDVKDDTKEGQAADDSIFNQLLKEAADESPDVQKSKIGVLLYILHTTLSKTSYMIVFDDIRAYGDDGWYSNLALAPPPEGEWGDRLGYGLPKGNHRGAVLLTCRNEDHARSMVRTGRVVRPPRLELDDAWKLFRREYDQAKEAKRSSNKGGDDDKLLKDLEQMQKEIVNKCLGLPVAIAEAAKGFADLEPLPDAPPPKAEANKPAVVDQTGIGSNKDMQPAAGGGESKDAADDGESQD, encoded by the exons ATGGCCGACCAGGTAGAGAGCAAGCAGCCTGCTCCCGGGGGCGAAACTGAGCAGCTGAAGCAGCTGCACTCTCGAGTGGAGAAGCTGTGTGATGACATCGACAAGGAGGTCGACAGCGATCTGCCTGGTAGGGACAATCTGGCCAGAATCTCTGATGTCCTCAAAGTGATCAAGGACAAGATCACACCGACCGAAGACGGTGGCGACGTCAGCGCCGCCACCAAGGAGCAGCAGCTTCTCCCCCTGAGCAAGAGGGAGGAGCTGTTCAACCTGCTGCCCTCCATCGAGCGCGCATTGGCATTTCAGCAACAGCAACGCAAGCAGGCACCAGGGGAGCAAGGCCAAGGCGACAAGACGAGGCTGCCGTCGGCGACCGGCTGCAACCCCTTCAAGCCCCGGTCGTCACAGCGGCAAagcgagcagcagcggcgggaggaggaggaagacgaggtgGTGTCGCTGAAGCTGCTTCTCCGGCTGACCCAGAACGTGCTGGAGCCGGAGCAGTACTACGAGTGGACGACGAGCTACGTGGACGAGAGCAGAATCTACGGCTGGGACAAGGAGGCCAACGAGCTGGCGGAGGCGCTCGTCGCCCCCGACGACGGCGAGAGCCTGTTCCGGGCGGCGGGCATTGCTGGCGTCCACGGCAGCGGCAAGACGGCGCTGGCGCAGAAGGTGTTCGTGCACGACAAGGCCAAGGACAACTTCGCCATCCGGCTCTGGGTCTGCGTCGGACCACCGGACTCCGAGGACCGCTTCGGCCTCCTCTACCGGATGCTCGACAACCTCGGCCTCGACACCGCCAAGGTCGAGGTCATCGTCGACAACTCCAACGCCGTCAAGCCGCACCGGGATGACGCGGTGGCCAGGATCCGCAGCGACACAGCCAAAGTCGCCAGCATCAAGGAGGCCGCCGAGAAGGTCCGCCGCGCCCGACAAGCCCAGGAGCAGACCGACAAGCAGAAgcccgacgacggcgacgtcaAAGATGACACGAAGGAAGGACAGGCGGCGGACGACAGCATCTTCAATCAGCTGCTCAAGGAGGCGGCTGATGAGAGCCCTGACGTCCAGAAATCCAAAATCG GTGTGCTGCTGTACATCCTCCACACGACCCTGTCCAAGACGTCGTACATGATCGTGTTCGACGACATCCGGGCGTACGGCGACGACGGGTGGTACAGCAACctggcgctggcgccgccgccggagggcgAGTGGGGGGACCGCCTCGGCTACGGCCTGCCCAAGGGCAACCACAGGGGCGCCGTGCTCCTCACCTGCCGCAACGAGGACCACGCCAGGTCCATGGTGCGCACCGGCCGCGTCGTCCGCCCGCCAAGGCTCGAGCTCGACGACGCATGGAAGCTCTTCAGGAGGGAGTACGACCAGGCCAAGGAAGCCAAGCGCAGCAGCAACaaaggcggcgacgacgacaagCTGCTCAAGGATCTGGAGCAGATGCAGAAGGAGATCGTCAACAAGTGCCTCGGCCTGCCGGTGGCCATCGCCGAGGCGGCCAAGGGCTTCGCCGACCTCGAACCCTTGCCGGATGCTCCTCCACCTAAGGCGGAAGCTAATAAACCTGCAGTGGTTGATCAGACAGGTATTGGTAGCAACAAGGACATGCAGCctgctgctggaggaggagaATCAAAGGATGCTGCTGATGATGGCGAGTCTCAAGATTGA
- the LOC105913644 gene encoding uncharacterized protein LOC105913644: protein MSSSSALLSNPLSATAITEKLTRTNYPIWEAQVLSAVKGARVYGHLTGSMVAPEKEIADKEGKQVLNPAFEEWEARDQQILSFLFASVSRDILSHIAKSKTAQAAWAKIEAMFASQTRARTVNLRIALANTKKGNLSATEYFTKMKGFSDEMTAAGRSITDELVEYILTGLSAEYESLVTSLVTRVESVTLDELYAQLLNFETRMGLVHGGEQTSANLAGRGGGRGSNRGRDSTRGRGCGPPSTGGRGRGQGFSTNSQQRGSFNNNKKRDKPICQVCDKEGHTALRCWYRFDESYTDEKIGAAASSSYNIDNNWYTDTGASDHITSELEKLAVREKYNGGDQIHTASGAGSGHQENSA from the exons ATGTCGTCCTCTTCAGCCCTCCTGTCCAACCCTCTCTCGGCCACGGCCATCACCGAAAAACTCACCAGGACCAACTACCCCATCTGGGAGGCTCAAGTCCTCTCGGCTGTCAAAGGTGCTCGCGTTTATGGGCACCTCACTGGATCCATGGTGGCACCAGAGAAGGAGATTGCGGACAAGGAAGGCAAGCAAGTCCTGAACCCGGCGTTCGAGGAGTGGGAGGCCCGGGATCAGCAGATTCTCAGCTTCCTCTTTGCCAGCGTTTCCAGGGACATCCTCAGCCACATCGCCAAGTCCAAGACGGCACAGGCTGCATGGGCAAAGATTGAGGCGATGTTCGCCTCACAGACCCGCGCTCGCACAGTGAATCTGCGCATCGCGCTCGCTAATACCAAGAAAGGTAATCTTTCCGCTACTGAATATTTCACTAAGATGAAAGGTTTCAGTGATGagatgacggcggcggggcgatcTATCACCGACGAGCTGGTTGAGTACATTCTCACCGGATTGTCCGCGGAGTATGAGTCGCTGGTTACCTCTCTCGTTACGAGGGTGGAATCGGTGACGCTTGATGAGCTGTATGCACAGCTCCTCAACTTCGAGACCAGGATGGGTCTGGTCCATGGCGGTGAACAGACGTCGGCCAATCTGgccgggcgcggaggcgggcgcggtTCAAACCGTGGCCGTGACTCCACACGTGGGCGTGGTTGCGGTCCTCCCAGCACTGGAGGCCGTGGTCGCGGCCAAGGATTCAGCACCAACAGTCAGCAACGCGGCAGcttcaacaacaacaagaaaCGTGACAAGCCAATCTGCCAAGTGTGCGACAAGGAGGGGCACACTGCCCTTCGTTGCTGGTACCGATTTGATGAAAGCTACACAGATGAGAAGATAGGGGCGGCGGCTTCAAGCTCCTACAACATCGACAACAACTGGTACACAGACACTGGTGCCTCTGATCACATCACCAGCGAACTTGAGAAGCTGGCGGTTCGTGAGAAGTACAATGGAGGAGATCAGATCCACACTGCGAGCGGTGCAG GATCTGGACACCAAGAAAATTCTGCTTAA